A genomic window from Treponema maltophilum ATCC 51939 includes:
- a CDS encoding DUF1361 domain-containing protein — protein sequence MVRLYLKNIFSLTSTFVLMYLSLFSLALTVARIAFTQKNVFLFMVWNLFLAFVPWLLSSFLYFHKIKNNIVLALIMFVWMLFFPNAPYVLTDLLHLRKDLSVPVWYDFIMLLSYAFTGLLYAFVSLNFIEIRLNEKYKPAVIKILVCLMIYVSCFGVYIGRFLRWNSWDVFANPVLLFGDVYERIASPVRHLSAWLFTFLLGTLLNLVYAAFKQTGRTPDKP from the coding sequence ATGGTGCGCTTATACTTAAAAAATATTTTCAGTCTTACATCGACATTCGTGCTTATGTATTTATCGTTGTTTTCTCTTGCGCTTACGGTTGCGCGGATTGCCTTTACGCAAAAAAACGTTTTTTTGTTTATGGTATGGAACCTCTTTTTGGCCTTCGTCCCGTGGCTGCTTTCTTCGTTTTTATACTTTCACAAAATCAAAAACAACATCGTGCTTGCCTTAATTATGTTCGTGTGGATGCTTTTTTTCCCGAATGCGCCTTATGTGCTCACCGATTTGCTGCATTTGCGCAAAGACCTTTCGGTTCCCGTGTGGTACGATTTTATCATGCTGTTAAGCTACGCTTTTACCGGTCTTTTGTACGCTTTTGTGAGCTTGAATTTTATTGAAATCAGGCTCAACGAAAAATATAAGCCGGCCGTAATTAAAATACTGGTTTGTCTTATGATATATGTGTCGTGCTTCGGCGTGTACATCGGCCGCTTTTTGCGCTGGAACAGCTGGGACGTGTTTGCAAATCCCGTTTTGCTTTTCGGCGACGTATACGAACGCATAGCCAGTCCCGTCCGGCACTTGTCCGCATGGCTGTTTACCTTTTTGCTCGGCACCCTTTTAAACCTCGTATATGCCGCGTTTAAGCAAACGGGCAGGACGCCGGACAAGCCGTAA
- a CDS encoding tetratricopeptide repeat protein, producing the protein MKKTALVICLYISMFAAFGFMSCYSVPTKVAEGISEAELLQLGQNSLDNGNYKAAEFYYNKVIELYGSNISSTVQAEYELAHILIKRRHYKEAKPALEKILSYYNNPQNAALLPPAYKKLAQIDLKKCEDAD; encoded by the coding sequence ATGAAAAAGACAGCGCTTGTTATTTGTTTGTATATATCGATGTTTGCGGCGTTCGGCTTTATGTCGTGTTATTCGGTTCCGACGAAGGTTGCCGAAGGCATAAGCGAAGCCGAACTTTTGCAGCTGGGACAAAACTCGCTGGACAACGGCAACTATAAAGCGGCCGAATTTTATTACAACAAAGTAATAGAATTGTACGGTTCGAATATAAGTTCAACGGTCCAAGCCGAGTACGAGCTTGCCCACATTTTGATTAAAAGACGGCACTATAAAGAAGCAAAGCCCGCGCTGGAAAAAATTCTGTCGTATTATAACAATCCGCAAAACGCCGCGCTTTTGCCGCCGGCGTATAAAAAGCTTGCGCAAATCGACTTGAAAAAGTGCGAAGACGCGGATTAA
- a CDS encoding vWA domain-containing protein produces the protein MLRNKKTFCLFFLFFFACRAGFRNDCANGAFAQPVNAPVGTDGSAGERSGENPALKLSLSDLLLKPDAEGWHLYVRHKEGLSSVLLTETTKDPAGRADSYAYRALEFNDINGNEKRLLNGVFLDSEYGRYGIIDSTPEKEADFGNAFHLFIPKKIVYGYPWSRNGEVSVEEGTFINIRTFEKPYADYGGAYADNPFMFGFNAALTDEYSPAAAEAFKDIASGILIYSHGPDTIVEDVMRSFKELPKDQNTDVVFAVDATGSMWDDIQKLQKELIPALASELHGRAEVRLGLLFYRDYTDDFRYRGLPVQFNDFTRDAEAFFSKLNAMHIPRHSLIGGDTPEAVYEALYASLEFYRWSPFAHKKIILIGDAEPHPSPRAGKGISKKLVEDTARKKEVTIDCIIIPDGKAGTR, from the coding sequence ATGCTCCGCAATAAAAAAACGTTTTGTCTTTTTTTTCTGTTTTTTTTCGCGTGCCGCGCCGGTTTTCGAAATGACTGCGCAAACGGAGCTTTCGCACAGCCGGTAAACGCCCCGGTCGGAACGGACGGTTCTGCCGGCGAACGTTCCGGCGAAAACCCGGCATTAAAACTGAGCCTTTCCGACCTTCTTTTAAAACCCGATGCCGAGGGCTGGCACTTGTACGTGCGGCACAAAGAAGGACTTTCTTCGGTACTGCTGACCGAAACGACAAAGGATCCCGCCGGAAGGGCCGACAGCTATGCGTACCGCGCCCTTGAATTCAACGACATAAACGGAAACGAAAAGCGGCTTTTAAACGGCGTTTTTTTGGATTCCGAATACGGCCGCTACGGTATAATCGATTCGACGCCGGAAAAAGAAGCGGATTTCGGGAACGCCTTTCATCTTTTTATTCCGAAAAAAATCGTGTACGGCTATCCGTGGAGCCGAAACGGCGAAGTTAGCGTTGAAGAGGGAACCTTTATAAATATCCGTACGTTTGAAAAACCCTATGCCGATTACGGCGGCGCTTACGCGGATAATCCTTTTATGTTCGGCTTTAACGCCGCGCTCACCGACGAATACAGTCCCGCAGCCGCCGAAGCTTTTAAAGACATTGCAAGCGGCATACTGATTTATTCGCACGGCCCCGATACGATTGTAGAAGACGTTATGCGTTCGTTCAAAGAGCTGCCGAAAGATCAAAACACCGACGTCGTTTTTGCCGTCGATGCGACCGGCAGCATGTGGGACGATATACAAAAACTGCAAAAAGAATTGATTCCCGCTTTGGCTTCCGAGCTGCACGGGCGGGCCGAAGTGCGGCTGGGGCTTTTATTTTACCGCGATTATACCGACGATTTCCGTTACCGCGGGCTTCCCGTTCAGTTCAACGATTTTACACGGGATGCCGAAGCGTTTTTTTCCAAACTGAATGCGATGCACATTCCGCGGCATTCGCTTATCGGCGGCGATACGCCCGAAGCGGTGTACGAAGCTTTGTACGCGTCGCTGGAATTTTACCGCTGGAGCCCCTTTGCGCACAAGAAAATCATTTTAATAGGAGACGCCGAACCGCATCCTTCGCCGCGGGCCGGCAAGGGTATATCAAAAAAACTGGTCGAAGATACGGCGCGCAAAAAAGAGGTTACAATCGACTGCATTATTATTCCCGACGGTAAAGCCGGCACGCGTTAA